A region from the Acyrthosiphon pisum isolate AL4f chromosome A1, pea_aphid_22Mar2018_4r6ur, whole genome shotgun sequence genome encodes:
- the LOC100159715 gene encoding uncharacterized protein LOC100159715 precursor → MNAIMKITLAAVAVFASAMMTASAKPAELVPAAAIAPVAVATPYASSFTSHSVAHSVATPVVPAAPYVAAAPYAAAPYVAAPYAATPYVAAAPYAAAPYVASPYAASPYGYYPYAAPAYL, encoded by the exons atgaaCGCCATCATGAAAATC ACATTAGCCGCCGTTGCAGTTTTCGCGTCCGCCATGATGACCGCTTCTGCCAAACCAGCTGAACTCGTGCCCGCCGCCGCCATCGCTCCAGTGGCCGTTGCTACGCCCTACGCTAGCTCGTTCACGTCTCACAGCGTGGCCCATAGCGTAGCCACTCCGGTCGTGCCAGCCGCTCCGTACGTGGCCGCCGCTCCATACGCCGCGGCACCATACGTCGCAGCGCCTTACGCGGCCACACCTTACGTCGCCGCGGCACCTTACGCGGCCGCTCCTTACGTCGCTTCGCCTTACGCGGCCTCTCCTTACGGTTACTACCCATACGCCGCTCCGGCTTACCTGTAA
- the LOC100161763 gene encoding ribosomal protein LP1-like translates to MAISKPELACVYASLILADDDIDITGEKIQTVLKAANVEVEPYWPGLFAKALESANVKDLITNIGSAVGAVPAAGAAAAAPAAEAKEEKKEEKKEEESEEEDDDMGFGLFE, encoded by the exons ATGGCCATCTCAAAACCCGAATTAGCCTGCGTCTACGCCTCACTGATCTTGGCCGACGACGACATCGACATCACG GGAGAAAAAATCCAAACAGTCCTAAAGGCCGCCAATGTTGAAGTTGAACCATACTGGCCTGGTTTGTTTGCCAAGGCTTTAGAATCTGCAAATGTTAAAGATTTAATCACAAACATTGGATCAGCAGTAGGAGCTGTACCAGCTGCAGGCGCCGCAG CTGCTGCTCCAGCAGCTGAAGCCAAGGAAGAAAAGAAAGAAGAGAAGAAGGAAGAAGAGAGTGAAGAAGAAGACGATGATATGGGCTTtg GTCTATTTGAATGA
- the Ppib gene encoding peptidylprolyl isomerase B, with product MISTYKIMTLLKWAILPLTVFTIFVVMYSQASEDPQKKGPKVTDIVWFNIKVGSSEPQRVEIGVFGATVPKTAQNFIELAKKPEGEGYKGSKFHRVIKDFMIQGGDFTKGDGTGGRSIFGEKFADENFKLKHYGAGWLSMANAGKDTNGSQFFITTKQTSWLDGRHVVFGKIIKGMKTIRAAEAAETDSRDKPVDNIVIVDSGHIVVPEPYPVSKTDATE from the exons ATGATATCTACTTATAAAATCATGACGTTATTGAAATGGGCCATACTACCGTTAACGGTTTTCACAATTTTCGTGGTGATGTACAGCCAAGCATCGGAGGACCCACAGAAGAAAGGCCCTAAGGTCACTGACATC gTGTGGTTTAACATCAAAGTTGGATCGAGCGAACCTCAACGTGTGGAAATCGGAGTGTTTGGCGCAACTGTACCCAAGACGGCACAGAATTTTATCGAGTTAGCAAAGAAACCGGAAGGTGAAGGTTACAAGGGCAGTAAATTTCACAGAGTTATCAAAGACTTCATGATCCAAGGAGGTGATTTTACAAAAGGTGACGGTACTGGTGGCCGCAGCATCTTTGGAGAAAAGTTTGCAGATGAAAACTTTAAGCTGAAGCATTATGGTGCCGGCTGGTTGTCTATGGCCAATGCTGGAAAAGACACCAATGGATCTCAATTTTTCATTACCACTAAACAAACTTCCTGGTTGGACGGTCGTCATGTtgtatttggaaaaattatcaaaggaatg aaaacaaTTAGAGCAGCAGAAGCAGCAGAAACTGATTCCAGAGACAAACCAGTTgacaatattgtaattgttgATAGTGGACACATCGTCGTTCCAGAGCCATACCCAGTCAGCAAAACTGATGCTACCGAATAA